A single window of Microplitis demolitor isolate Queensland-Clemson2020A chromosome 7, iyMicDemo2.1a, whole genome shotgun sequence DNA harbors:
- the LOC103573421 gene encoding histone-lysine N-methyltransferase EHMT2 isoform X2: protein MMIWRRYLLLRINAEDQQQDDNNFKIPTEYLEEEDTDTNNGNDNDNDKECKLMEVVNDIDDDAEEQQVDEEEEEEEHEEEEEEEEVEEEVGQVQSLEDAEVIELPKAESKKDNIPRIVLTFRTIDETTNDGRKTKISSCASNLSLVPDELGNCDQIGGVSVKIEHSDDHSDAAEKSDNEENNEGNDQEKLDSDNKDLDNQQVEITATEVDENLVDADVEAGADTNADVDTTADAEMPSEPTAVDAVADDVDAGVSNEPTAEVDNEKKEEEPSVVNNQVPLTRKRRRRTRLRAFSDSTEETPSLKRSARRLCKESGKSTVLESAMAIKEKSNSTEENKKRKYTKPGRPRRTNNNKEIKESKVTNSYSDYNNYSDNSVHDSSKVSSPGDSNANDTLLADETQNSLVDYEGMPKLSPMIKDSPAKSDPVDDSSASDVDKPFLKPAAGRKKDRGRPRNNYAARKIVKHDSFEDGPSAAEAGKNNDYPEEYHVPTKRTRRSMVPSPSPAEGQASKPESSAVFSETYEESTICLCQMRSQLYVTITGSGTPLFCTAIDSIDNRLIGCCNEVDSNDVAMRRPSTRVPFIILCRAHKERLLRHNCCPSCGLFCTQGKFVQCNNGHQFHRDCEIYVNKKPVCPHCANETSNYDVLVTMSGSRKPVYIPTRRKFSKLPSAKMTLPGKGDNTKLAERPPSPLVKPEDIKIPQVTINTNERPERFTIMSLYTSVKNGDLDKLVNVLACGYNANHTFREYSHRTGLHIAADRGNLGCVHALVQAGAQLDVMDKNQLTPLMLAAIGGKTEVVRYLVRVGADVTLKGEDGMTALHMAAKSGHLESCRIILSECKVPRTLVDSVDDGGWTSLIWACEFCHVDVARFLIEKKCDPLIRDAEQNIALHWSAYSGSSDITEMLLNEGCDVNAVNVHGDTPLHIAARQDQYAVSVLLLARGAKVSEVNVAGETALNCCTTDGDTMAALRLNAKVIELSESMWEKTTRILTNDISRGKESNPIQCVNGFDSEDKPTDFLYVVENCFTSNINVDRTITSLQSCHCEDNCSSEKCLCGNISLRCWYDEEGKLIPEFNYADPPMLFECNQACACNRITCNNRVVQHGLTQRFQLFRTIGKGWGLRTLRHISKGSYVCEYVGEIISDSEADHREDDSYLFDLDNRDGETYCIDARRYGNLARFINHSCAPNLLPVRVFVEHQDLHFPRIAFFANRDIEADEELGFDYGEKFWIIKYKSFTCTCGALNCRYSEKTIQVTLDNYRKKIQQEEILAGQLN, encoded by the exons ATGATGATATGGCGACGATATCTGCTGTTGAGGATAAA TGCTGAGGATCAGCAGCAAGAcgataacaattttaaaattcccaCTGAGTATTTGGAGGAAGAGGATACTGATACTAATAAtggtaatgataatgataatgataaagaatGTAAGTTGATGGAAGTTGTTAACGATATTGATGATGATGCTGAAGAACAGCAGGTTGatgaagaggaagaagaagaagaacatGAAGAAGAGGAGGAGGAAGAAGAGGTAGAGGAAGAAGTGGGACAAGTTCAGAGTCTTGAAGACGCGGAAGTTATCGAGTTACCCAAAGCTGAAAGCAAAAAAGATAACATTCCAAGAATTGTTTTGACTTTTCGTACGATTGATGAGACAACAAATGATGgtagaaaaactaaaatatcaaGTTGCGCTTCTAATTTGAGCCTAGTACCAGATGAACTTGGAAATTGTGATCAGATTGGAGGTGTTTCGGTTAAAATAGAACACTCTGATGATCATTCAGATGCGGCTGAAAAGTCGGACAATGAGGAGAATAATGAGGGAAATGATCAAGAAAAACTAGACTCTGATAATAAAGATTTGGATAATCAGCAGGTTGAAATTACAGCTACTGAAGTTGATGAAAATTTGGTTGATGCTGATGTTGAAGCTGGTGCTGATACAAATGCTGATGTTGATACTACTGCTGATGCTGAGATGCCAAGTGAACCTACTGCGGTTGATGCTGTCGCTGATGATGTAGACGCTGGAGTTTCTAATGAACCAACAGCTGAAGTTGATAATGAAAAGAAAGAAGAGGAGCCCAGTGTTGTTAATAACCAAGTACCTTTGACCAGAAAACGAAGAAGAAGGACGAGACTAAGAGCTTTCAGTGATTCGACTGAAGAAACTCCTAGTTTGAAACGTTCTGCTCGTAGACTTTGTAAAGAATCTGGTAAGAGTACGGTACTAGAAAGTGCAATGGCGATAAAAGAAAAGTCAAACTCtactgaagaaaataaaaaaagaaaatatacaaaacCTGGACGGCCTAGACgaacaaacaataataaagaaataaaagaatctAAAGTTACTAATTCTTACAGtgactataataattattctgacAATTCAGTTCATGACAGTTCTAAAGTATCTAGTCCAGGTGATAGTAATGCTAATGATACATTATTAGCTGATGAGACACAAAATTCGCTTGTTGATTATGAGGGTATGCCAAAATTGTCACCTATGATTAAAGATTCTCCAGCAAAGTCGGATCCTGTCGACGATAGCTCAGCTTCGGATGTTGATAAGCCCTTTCTTAAACCCGCTGCTGGGAGAAAAAAAGACCGAGGAAGACCTAGAAATAATTACGCTGctagaaaaattgttaaacatGACTCTTTTgaag aTGGACCATCTGCTGCAGAAgctggaaaaaataatgactACCCTGAAg AATATCATGTGCCAACAAAAAGAACCCGTAGGAGTATGGTACCAAGTCCAAGTCCAGCTGAAGGACAAGCATCAAAACCAGAATCTTCAGCAGTATTTAGTgag ACTTATGAGGAATCAACGATATGTTTATGTCAAATGCGATCGCAGTTATATGTCACAATAACAGGATCAGGAACACCATTATTTTGTACAGCAATAGACTCAATAGACAACAGATTAATTGGATGTTGCAATGAAGTAGACAGCAATGACGTAGCGATGAGACGTCCGAGTACACGTGTACCGTTCATTATTTTATGTCGCGCTCATAAAGAACGTTTATTACGTCACAACTGTTGTCCCTCGTGTGGTTTATTTTGTACTCAAGGTAAATTTGTACAGTGCAATAATGGACACCAATTTCATCGTGATTGTGAGATTTACGTTAATAAGAAACCCGTATGCCCTCATTGTGCCAATGAAACGTCTAATTATGACGTTTTGGTAACAATGTCTGGATCACGTAAACCTGTTTACATTCCAACgcgtagaaaattttcaaaattacctTCTGCTAAGATGACATTACCTGGAAAAGGTGACAATACTAAACTCGCAGAAAGACCACCAAGTCCTTTGGTTAAGCCtgaagatattaaaatacCTCAAGTTACTATAAATACAAATGAACGTCCAGAACGATTTACAATAATGAGTCTTTATACTTCTGTTAAAAATGGTGATCTAGATAAATTAGTTAATGTTTTAG cttGTGGTTATAATGCGAATCACACATTTCGTGAATATTCACATCGTACAGGGCTTCATATAGCTGCTGATCGTGGTAATTTGGGTTGTGTTCATGCTCTAGTACAAGCTGGTGCTCAATTAGATGTTAtggataaaaatcaattgacgCCTTTAATGCTAGCGGCAATTGGAGGAAAGACTGAAGTTGTACGTTACTTAGTACGTGTTGGTGCTGATGTTACACTGAAAGGCGAAGATGGTATGACTGCATTACATATGGCTGCTAAATCCGGACACCTTGAATCCTGTAGAATTATTTTGTCTGAATGTAAAGTACCTAGGACTTTAGTGg atTCTGTTGATGATGGTGGTTGGACTAGTCTAATTTGGGCTTGTGAATTTTGTCATGTTGATGTGGCccgatttttaattgaaaaaaaatgtgatcCTTTGATAAGAGACGCTGAGCAAAACATTGCATTACATTGGAGTGCTTACAGTGGGAGCTCAGATATTACAGAGATGTTACTGAATGAAGGATGTGATGTAAATGCTGTAAATGTTCATGGTGACACGCCACTGCATATTGCAGCTAGACAGGATCAGTATGCTGTCAGCGTGTTGTTGTTAGCACGTGGTGCCAAAGTATCGGAAGTAAATGTTGCCGGTGAAACAGCTTTAAATTGTTGTACGACTGACGGCGATACGATGGCGGCTTTGAGATTGAATGCCAAAGTTATTGAATTGTCGGAGAGTATGTGGGAAAAAACAACGAGGATTCTCACAAATGATATCTCACGTGGTAAAGAATCAAATCCTATACAGTGTGTAAATGGATTTGACTCAGAAGATAAGCCAACAGATTTTTTGTATGTCGTTGAAAATTGTTTTACCAGTAATATTAATGTTGATAGGACAATAACTTCGTTACAGTCGTGTCACTGTGAAGATAATTGTAGCTCGGAAAAGTGTCTTTGTGGTAATATTAGTTTAAGATGTTGGTATGATGAAGAGGGTAAATTAATACCGGAATTTAATTACGCTG atccACCGATGTTGTTTGAGTGTAATCAAGCGTGTGCTTGCAATAGAATAACGTGCAATAATCGTGTAGTTCAACATGGACTGACTCAACGATTTCAATTGTTCAGAACAATAGGCAAAGGATGGGGTTTGAGAACTTTACGGCATATATCTAAGGGTAGTTATGTTTGTGAATATGTAGGCGAAATAATATCCGATTCAGAAGCTGATCATCGTGAGGATGATTCTTATCTATTTGATTTAGACAATCGA GATGGAGAAACTTATTGTATTGATGCCCGACGTTATGGTAATTTAGCACGTTTTATAAATCATTCTTGTGCTCCAAATTTACTTCCTGTACGTGTTTTTGTCGAGCATCAAGATCTACATTTTCCTAGGATAGCCTTTTTTGCAAATCGTGATATTGAAGCTGACGAAGAACTTgg ATTCGATTACGGAGAAAAGTTttggataataaaatataaatcattcaCTTGTACATGTGGTGCATTAAATTGCCGATATTCCGAAAAAACAATCCAAGTAACATTAgataattacagaaaaaaaatccaacagGAAGAGATACTAGCTGgacaattaaactaa
- the LOC103573421 gene encoding histone-lysine N-methyltransferase EHMT2 isoform X1: protein MSEDKNIGVEGCPEEEAEDDDMATISAVEDKVSIEKILEGMTNEFNRSIHNNSVGKSAEDQQQDDNNFKIPTEYLEEEDTDTNNGNDNDNDKECKLMEVVNDIDDDAEEQQVDEEEEEEEHEEEEEEEEVEEEVGQVQSLEDAEVIELPKAESKKDNIPRIVLTFRTIDETTNDGRKTKISSCASNLSLVPDELGNCDQIGGVSVKIEHSDDHSDAAEKSDNEENNEGNDQEKLDSDNKDLDNQQVEITATEVDENLVDADVEAGADTNADVDTTADAEMPSEPTAVDAVADDVDAGVSNEPTAEVDNEKKEEEPSVVNNQVPLTRKRRRRTRLRAFSDSTEETPSLKRSARRLCKESGKSTVLESAMAIKEKSNSTEENKKRKYTKPGRPRRTNNNKEIKESKVTNSYSDYNNYSDNSVHDSSKVSSPGDSNANDTLLADETQNSLVDYEGMPKLSPMIKDSPAKSDPVDDSSASDVDKPFLKPAAGRKKDRGRPRNNYAARKIVKHDSFEDGPSAAEAGKNNDYPEEYHVPTKRTRRSMVPSPSPAEGQASKPESSAVFSETYEESTICLCQMRSQLYVTITGSGTPLFCTAIDSIDNRLIGCCNEVDSNDVAMRRPSTRVPFIILCRAHKERLLRHNCCPSCGLFCTQGKFVQCNNGHQFHRDCEIYVNKKPVCPHCANETSNYDVLVTMSGSRKPVYIPTRRKFSKLPSAKMTLPGKGDNTKLAERPPSPLVKPEDIKIPQVTINTNERPERFTIMSLYTSVKNGDLDKLVNVLACGYNANHTFREYSHRTGLHIAADRGNLGCVHALVQAGAQLDVMDKNQLTPLMLAAIGGKTEVVRYLVRVGADVTLKGEDGMTALHMAAKSGHLESCRIILSECKVPRTLVDSVDDGGWTSLIWACEFCHVDVARFLIEKKCDPLIRDAEQNIALHWSAYSGSSDITEMLLNEGCDVNAVNVHGDTPLHIAARQDQYAVSVLLLARGAKVSEVNVAGETALNCCTTDGDTMAALRLNAKVIELSESMWEKTTRILTNDISRGKESNPIQCVNGFDSEDKPTDFLYVVENCFTSNINVDRTITSLQSCHCEDNCSSEKCLCGNISLRCWYDEEGKLIPEFNYADPPMLFECNQACACNRITCNNRVVQHGLTQRFQLFRTIGKGWGLRTLRHISKGSYVCEYVGEIISDSEADHREDDSYLFDLDNRDGETYCIDARRYGNLARFINHSCAPNLLPVRVFVEHQDLHFPRIAFFANRDIEADEELGFDYGEKFWIIKYKSFTCTCGALNCRYSEKTIQVTLDNYRKKIQQEEILAGQLN, encoded by the exons atgtctgaagataaaaatattggtGTCGAGGGTTGTCCGGAAGAAGAGGCTGAGGATGATGATATGGCGACGATATCTGCTGTTGAGGATAAAGttagtattgaaaaaattttagaaggTATGACTAATGAATTTAATCGCAGTATTCATAATAATTCTGTTGGTAAAAGTGCTGAGGATCAGCAGCAAGAcgataacaattttaaaattcccaCTGAGTATTTGGAGGAAGAGGATACTGATACTAATAAtggtaatgataatgataatgataaagaatGTAAGTTGATGGAAGTTGTTAACGATATTGATGATGATGCTGAAGAACAGCAGGTTGatgaagaggaagaagaagaagaacatGAAGAAGAGGAGGAGGAAGAAGAGGTAGAGGAAGAAGTGGGACAAGTTCAGAGTCTTGAAGACGCGGAAGTTATCGAGTTACCCAAAGCTGAAAGCAAAAAAGATAACATTCCAAGAATTGTTTTGACTTTTCGTACGATTGATGAGACAACAAATGATGgtagaaaaactaaaatatcaaGTTGCGCTTCTAATTTGAGCCTAGTACCAGATGAACTTGGAAATTGTGATCAGATTGGAGGTGTTTCGGTTAAAATAGAACACTCTGATGATCATTCAGATGCGGCTGAAAAGTCGGACAATGAGGAGAATAATGAGGGAAATGATCAAGAAAAACTAGACTCTGATAATAAAGATTTGGATAATCAGCAGGTTGAAATTACAGCTACTGAAGTTGATGAAAATTTGGTTGATGCTGATGTTGAAGCTGGTGCTGATACAAATGCTGATGTTGATACTACTGCTGATGCTGAGATGCCAAGTGAACCTACTGCGGTTGATGCTGTCGCTGATGATGTAGACGCTGGAGTTTCTAATGAACCAACAGCTGAAGTTGATAATGAAAAGAAAGAAGAGGAGCCCAGTGTTGTTAATAACCAAGTACCTTTGACCAGAAAACGAAGAAGAAGGACGAGACTAAGAGCTTTCAGTGATTCGACTGAAGAAACTCCTAGTTTGAAACGTTCTGCTCGTAGACTTTGTAAAGAATCTGGTAAGAGTACGGTACTAGAAAGTGCAATGGCGATAAAAGAAAAGTCAAACTCtactgaagaaaataaaaaaagaaaatatacaaaacCTGGACGGCCTAGACgaacaaacaataataaagaaataaaagaatctAAAGTTACTAATTCTTACAGtgactataataattattctgacAATTCAGTTCATGACAGTTCTAAAGTATCTAGTCCAGGTGATAGTAATGCTAATGATACATTATTAGCTGATGAGACACAAAATTCGCTTGTTGATTATGAGGGTATGCCAAAATTGTCACCTATGATTAAAGATTCTCCAGCAAAGTCGGATCCTGTCGACGATAGCTCAGCTTCGGATGTTGATAAGCCCTTTCTTAAACCCGCTGCTGGGAGAAAAAAAGACCGAGGAAGACCTAGAAATAATTACGCTGctagaaaaattgttaaacatGACTCTTTTgaag aTGGACCATCTGCTGCAGAAgctggaaaaaataatgactACCCTGAAg AATATCATGTGCCAACAAAAAGAACCCGTAGGAGTATGGTACCAAGTCCAAGTCCAGCTGAAGGACAAGCATCAAAACCAGAATCTTCAGCAGTATTTAGTgag ACTTATGAGGAATCAACGATATGTTTATGTCAAATGCGATCGCAGTTATATGTCACAATAACAGGATCAGGAACACCATTATTTTGTACAGCAATAGACTCAATAGACAACAGATTAATTGGATGTTGCAATGAAGTAGACAGCAATGACGTAGCGATGAGACGTCCGAGTACACGTGTACCGTTCATTATTTTATGTCGCGCTCATAAAGAACGTTTATTACGTCACAACTGTTGTCCCTCGTGTGGTTTATTTTGTACTCAAGGTAAATTTGTACAGTGCAATAATGGACACCAATTTCATCGTGATTGTGAGATTTACGTTAATAAGAAACCCGTATGCCCTCATTGTGCCAATGAAACGTCTAATTATGACGTTTTGGTAACAATGTCTGGATCACGTAAACCTGTTTACATTCCAACgcgtagaaaattttcaaaattacctTCTGCTAAGATGACATTACCTGGAAAAGGTGACAATACTAAACTCGCAGAAAGACCACCAAGTCCTTTGGTTAAGCCtgaagatattaaaatacCTCAAGTTACTATAAATACAAATGAACGTCCAGAACGATTTACAATAATGAGTCTTTATACTTCTGTTAAAAATGGTGATCTAGATAAATTAGTTAATGTTTTAG cttGTGGTTATAATGCGAATCACACATTTCGTGAATATTCACATCGTACAGGGCTTCATATAGCTGCTGATCGTGGTAATTTGGGTTGTGTTCATGCTCTAGTACAAGCTGGTGCTCAATTAGATGTTAtggataaaaatcaattgacgCCTTTAATGCTAGCGGCAATTGGAGGAAAGACTGAAGTTGTACGTTACTTAGTACGTGTTGGTGCTGATGTTACACTGAAAGGCGAAGATGGTATGACTGCATTACATATGGCTGCTAAATCCGGACACCTTGAATCCTGTAGAATTATTTTGTCTGAATGTAAAGTACCTAGGACTTTAGTGg atTCTGTTGATGATGGTGGTTGGACTAGTCTAATTTGGGCTTGTGAATTTTGTCATGTTGATGTGGCccgatttttaattgaaaaaaaatgtgatcCTTTGATAAGAGACGCTGAGCAAAACATTGCATTACATTGGAGTGCTTACAGTGGGAGCTCAGATATTACAGAGATGTTACTGAATGAAGGATGTGATGTAAATGCTGTAAATGTTCATGGTGACACGCCACTGCATATTGCAGCTAGACAGGATCAGTATGCTGTCAGCGTGTTGTTGTTAGCACGTGGTGCCAAAGTATCGGAAGTAAATGTTGCCGGTGAAACAGCTTTAAATTGTTGTACGACTGACGGCGATACGATGGCGGCTTTGAGATTGAATGCCAAAGTTATTGAATTGTCGGAGAGTATGTGGGAAAAAACAACGAGGATTCTCACAAATGATATCTCACGTGGTAAAGAATCAAATCCTATACAGTGTGTAAATGGATTTGACTCAGAAGATAAGCCAACAGATTTTTTGTATGTCGTTGAAAATTGTTTTACCAGTAATATTAATGTTGATAGGACAATAACTTCGTTACAGTCGTGTCACTGTGAAGATAATTGTAGCTCGGAAAAGTGTCTTTGTGGTAATATTAGTTTAAGATGTTGGTATGATGAAGAGGGTAAATTAATACCGGAATTTAATTACGCTG atccACCGATGTTGTTTGAGTGTAATCAAGCGTGTGCTTGCAATAGAATAACGTGCAATAATCGTGTAGTTCAACATGGACTGACTCAACGATTTCAATTGTTCAGAACAATAGGCAAAGGATGGGGTTTGAGAACTTTACGGCATATATCTAAGGGTAGTTATGTTTGTGAATATGTAGGCGAAATAATATCCGATTCAGAAGCTGATCATCGTGAGGATGATTCTTATCTATTTGATTTAGACAATCGA GATGGAGAAACTTATTGTATTGATGCCCGACGTTATGGTAATTTAGCACGTTTTATAAATCATTCTTGTGCTCCAAATTTACTTCCTGTACGTGTTTTTGTCGAGCATCAAGATCTACATTTTCCTAGGATAGCCTTTTTTGCAAATCGTGATATTGAAGCTGACGAAGAACTTgg ATTCGATTACGGAGAAAAGTTttggataataaaatataaatcattcaCTTGTACATGTGGTGCATTAAATTGCCGATATTCCGAAAAAACAATCCAAGTAACATTAgataattacagaaaaaaaatccaacagGAAGAGATACTAGCTGgacaattaaactaa